One stretch of Tepidibacter hydrothermalis DNA includes these proteins:
- a CDS encoding 8-oxo-dGTP diphosphatase: MKNSTMCYIKKDNKTLMLHRTKKENDIHEGKWIGLGGKMEQGETPEECIIREVKEESGLNILKPKLKGILTFPKFKDDEDWYVFLFTASDFDGKIIDCNEGDLKWVEDDKIQELNLWDGDRLFLKWMEEYEFFSGKIIYKNKELIDYSIINY, encoded by the coding sequence ATGAAAAATTCTACTATGTGTTATATAAAAAAAGACAACAAGACACTTATGCTTCATAGAACTAAGAAAGAGAATGATATACATGAGGGTAAGTGGATAGGTCTTGGAGGAAAAATGGAACAAGGGGAGACTCCAGAGGAATGTATAATAAGAGAGGTTAAGGAAGAAAGTGGACTTAATATATTAAAGCCTAAACTGAAAGGAATACTTACTTTTCCAAAATTTAAAGATGATGAGGATTGGTATGTATTCTTATTTACAGCTTCTGATTTTGATGGGAAAATTATAGATTGTAATGAAGGGGATTTAAAGTGGGTAGAGGATGATAAAATACAAGAGCTTAATCTTTGGGATGGAGATAGATTGTTTTTAAAGTGGATGGAAGAATATGAATTTTTTTCAGGAAAAATAATATATAAAAATAAAGAATTAATAGATTATAGTATTATAAATTATTAA
- a CDS encoding HD domain-containing protein produces MISREKAVEILNKHLSTEHLIKHSYAVEVVMRELAKKIDPENEEKWAIAGLLHDLDADLLDYKNGEGNLHGPKAVELLKEEGFGDEEMYHAICAHNKECGVKIENKMDQAIYAADPITGFITAITLVYPDKKINSVKVKSITKRMKETRFAAGADRGAMKSIEKLGIPFAEFAELSLNAMKEISDDLGL; encoded by the coding sequence ATGATATCAAGAGAAAAAGCAGTAGAAATACTAAATAAACATTTAAGTACAGAACACTTAATTAAACACTCTTATGCCGTTGAGGTAGTTATGAGAGAGCTTGCTAAGAAGATTGACCCAGAAAATGAAGAAAAATGGGCAATAGCTGGACTTTTACATGATCTTGATGCAGATTTATTAGATTACAAAAATGGAGAGGGAAATCTTCATGGACCAAAGGCTGTGGAACTATTAAAAGAAGAAGGTTTTGGAGACGAAGAAATGTACCATGCTATATGTGCTCACAACAAGGAGTGTGGAGTTAAAATAGAGAATAAAATGGATCAAGCAATATATGCAGCAGATCCTATAACTGGATTTATAACTGCTATAACACTTGTGTATCCTGATAAAAAAATAAATAGTGTAAAAGTAAAATCTATAACAAAGAGAATGAAGGAAACAAGATTTGCAGCTGGAGCTGATAGAGGTGCTATGAAATCTATAGAAAAGCTTGGAATACCATTTGCAGAATTTGCAGAGTTATCTCTTAATGCTATGAAGGAAATATCAGATGATTTAGGATTATAA
- a CDS encoding cell division protein ZapA translates to MNKVTVRINGQEYNMVGKEPKEYLLKVASYVDDKMQEVVEANPSLSTAMAAVLTTLNIADELYKCSYELDEVNTKYKKPLQDLENANTTLIELQDNISERDKKIEELEKELEKYKEELTSVKQEYEQRKNSFKEQEDRLAEAEEIANSFQNRLYDMQMKIVELEEKE, encoded by the coding sequence GTGAACAAAGTTACCGTAAGAATAAATGGTCAAGAATATAACATGGTTGGTAAAGAACCAAAAGAATATTTGTTAAAAGTTGCTAGCTATGTAGATGATAAAATGCAGGAGGTAGTCGAGGCTAATCCTAGCTTGAGTACAGCCATGGCAGCGGTTTTGACAACATTGAATATAGCGGATGAACTTTACAAATGCTCATATGAATTAGATGAAGTTAATACAAAATATAAAAAACCTCTTCAGGATTTGGAAAATGCAAATACAACTTTGATAGAGCTTCAAGACAATATAAGTGAAAGAGATAAAAAAATAGAAGAACTAGAAAAGGAATTAGAAAAATATAAAGAGGAATTAACTTCAGTTAAACAAGAGTATGAACAAAGGAAAAATAGTTTCAAAGAACAAGAAGACAGACTTGCAGAAGCTGAAGAAATAGCAAACAGTTTTCAAAATAGGCTGTATGATATGCAAATGAAAATAGTTGAATTAGAAGAAAAAGAATAA
- the pheT gene encoding phenylalanine--tRNA ligase subunit beta gives MLVPVKWLRDYVDIDMNTQEFADKMTMTGSKVEKVEYFGADIQKVAVGKILEITQHPNADKLIVTKVDVGTEVIQIVTGAKNVKEGDIIPIALVGAKLPGGIKIKKGKLRGELSQGMMCSSEELGIPFSMIEESKRDGIYVLDEEYELGADVKEVLGINDALIEFEITSNRPDCLSILGIAREAAVTIGKELKYPNIEVKESDEVAEFNIKIEEEDLCRRYATRIIKDVKIEPSPYWMQRRLIEAGIRPISNIVDITAYVMLELGQPLHAFDLEKLESDTIAVRRANGEEKCTTLDGIERTLNNDMLLITNGEKPVAIAGVMGGENSKVGDNTKTVLLESANFDADSIRKTSKKLNLRTDASAKFEKGIDVNLVETAINRAAQLIEELNAGTVLKGIVENYNTPVTEQKITVRPQRINKLLGENIPLKQFIEILESLEFKCELVEDKVELTVPSFRLDMAEEADVLEEVARIFGYDNIPSKMLYGDNTMGLQTIEQLFEENIKNSLVSMGLNEILTYSFVSPKGVDKINISKDSIKRNFIKIKNPLGEETSVMRTTLLSNMLEVAARNNSRKVEEFAAFEVGNTFMPMDEIMPVEKKAICMSMYKDGIDFFDMKGMVEELFKNIGFNKYEILPEKNHTTFHPGRCANIVYNDNIVGVFGELHPDVLENYDINKRVYAAEFDFELLLTYRNDEKLYRPLPKYPAMTRDIALLIKDEVYVKEIEDIITKNSQGLVESFKLFDVYKGEQIEEGHKSVAYSLVYRSKDKTLTDEEVNKVHENILKELSEQINANLRL, from the coding sequence ATGTTAGTACCTGTTAAATGGCTTAGAGACTATGTTGATATAGATATGAATACACAAGAATTTGCTGATAAGATGACTATGACTGGATCAAAGGTTGAAAAGGTTGAGTATTTTGGAGCAGATATACAAAAGGTTGCAGTTGGTAAAATATTAGAAATAACTCAGCATCCAAATGCTGATAAATTAATAGTTACAAAGGTCGATGTTGGGACTGAGGTTATTCAAATAGTAACTGGAGCAAAAAATGTAAAAGAGGGAGATATAATTCCTATTGCATTAGTTGGAGCAAAACTTCCTGGTGGAATAAAAATTAAAAAAGGAAAATTAAGAGGTGAATTATCTCAAGGTATGATGTGTTCAAGTGAAGAACTTGGAATTCCTTTTAGCATGATTGAAGAAAGCAAAAGAGATGGAATATATGTATTAGATGAAGAATACGAATTAGGAGCAGATGTTAAAGAAGTACTTGGAATAAATGATGCTTTGATAGAATTTGAGATAACTTCAAATAGACCAGACTGTTTATCTATTTTAGGTATTGCAAGAGAGGCTGCTGTTACAATAGGAAAAGAACTTAAATACCCTAATATAGAGGTTAAAGAGTCAGATGAAGTAGCTGAGTTTAACATAAAGATAGAGGAAGAAGATTTATGTAGAAGATATGCTACTAGAATAATAAAAGATGTTAAGATAGAGCCTTCTCCATACTGGATGCAAAGAAGACTTATAGAAGCGGGTATTAGACCTATTAGCAATATAGTTGATATTACTGCATATGTCATGTTAGAGCTTGGTCAACCACTTCATGCTTTTGATTTGGAAAAGTTAGAAAGCGACACTATAGCTGTAAGACGTGCTAATGGTGAAGAAAAGTGTACAACTTTAGATGGCATTGAAAGAACATTAAATAATGATATGCTATTAATAACTAATGGAGAAAAACCTGTTGCAATAGCTGGAGTTATGGGTGGTGAAAACTCAAAGGTTGGTGATAATACTAAGACTGTACTTCTTGAAAGTGCTAACTTCGATGCTGATAGTATAAGAAAAACTTCTAAGAAGCTTAACTTAAGAACTGACGCATCTGCTAAGTTTGAAAAAGGAATAGATGTTAACTTAGTTGAAACTGCAATAAACAGAGCGGCGCAGTTAATTGAAGAGTTAAATGCAGGAACTGTATTAAAGGGAATAGTAGAGAATTATAATACTCCTGTAACAGAGCAAAAGATAACTGTTAGACCTCAAAGAATAAACAAATTATTAGGAGAGAATATTCCTCTTAAACAATTTATAGAGATACTTGAGAGCTTAGAGTTTAAGTGTGAATTAGTTGAAGATAAGGTTGAACTTACAGTTCCAAGCTTTAGACTTGATATGGCAGAAGAAGCTGATGTACTAGAAGAGGTAGCAAGAATATTTGGATATGATAATATACCATCTAAGATGCTATATGGAGATAACACTATGGGACTTCAAACTATAGAGCAATTATTTGAAGAGAATATAAAGAATAGTTTAGTTTCTATGGGTCTTAATGAAATATTAACTTATTCATTTGTGAGTCCAAAAGGTGTAGATAAGATAAATATTTCAAAGGATTCTATAAAGAGAAACTTTATAAAGATTAAAAATCCTTTAGGTGAAGAAACTAGCGTTATGAGAACTACATTATTATCTAATATGCTAGAGGTTGCAGCTAGAAATAATTCTAGAAAAGTTGAAGAATTTGCAGCGTTTGAAGTAGGAAATACTTTTATGCCTATGGATGAGATAATGCCTGTTGAGAAGAAAGCTATATGTATGTCTATGTACAAAGACGGAATAGATTTCTTTGATATGAAGGGAATGGTTGAGGAATTATTCAAGAATATAGGATTTAATAAATATGAAATACTTCCTGAAAAGAATCATACTACATTCCATCCAGGAAGATGTGCAAACATAGTATATAACGATAATATAGTAGGTGTATTTGGAGAATTACATCCAGATGTATTAGAAAACTATGATATAAATAAGAGAGTATATGCTGCTGAGTTTGACTTTGAATTATTATTAACTTATAGAAATGATGAAAAGTTATATAGACCACTTCCTAAGTACCCTGCTATGACAAGAGATATAGCGCTTCTTATTAAAGATGAAGTATACGTTAAGGAAATAGAGGATATAATTACTAAGAATTCTCAAGGTTTAGTAGAAAGCTTCAAGTTATTTGATGTATACAAGGGAGAGCAGATAGAAGAGGGACATAAATCTGTTGCATATTCTTTAGTATATAGAAGCAAAGATAAAACTCTTACAGATGAAGAAGTAAATAAAGTTCACGAAAACATACTTAAAGAGCTTAGCGAGCAAATAAATGCTAATTTAAGATTGTAA
- a CDS encoding U32 family peptidase, translating into MSNIELLAPVGSFDALRAAVSNGANAVYLGGKSFGARASANNFDTEEMKQAVAYAHIRDVKVYVTVNTLVKESEINYFLKYINFLYNVDVDALILQDIGMTKLVKEHFPDFEIHASTQMVAHSLEDVKYLEKLGFKRVVLARELEISEIEYISKNTSVDIEVFVHGALCVCYSGQCLMSSMIGGRSGNRGRCAQPCRKVYDLIDKSNNSSVNLDDKYLLSPRDLNTIEELDKIIDTGVLSLKIEGRMKRAEYVATVVGSYREVLDYYQTNKKLKVKKETLDDLYSIFNRKFTKGYILEKSGKEIMNPEKPNNTGLYIGKVVDVDKRRNKITLKLENTLKKGDGLSIGGGNVGRILKNNDILTEAHEGDTIQLDFNIPIQIGQEVYKTLDSELLDRSRRTYENEVEIKKIPIKGKIILKLDEYPSLLIKDNDDNKVKVVGTKKVEKAIKVALSDEKIETQLSKLGNTPYELKSILIDKDENISMPVSILNEIRREAVEKLNNKRKNLNKRKLSKIEVEDKEKLDKDVRDTKVNVKIRKMSQLRKIADLNIDTIYYEDIDTLKDAMNVCKEHNKNIVYCPPRILRNNQYNILDEAIDMGIDEFLVSNIGMINKLSDYTMYADYYLNVFNSETIKHLQNENIKSIGLSPELNLHEIKQVLSYVDIEAEAIVYSRIPLMISEYCPMGVLTRNCNKDKRCGTCNQSKYLLKDEKGQEFPVSQDKFCRSIIYNSKILCMIDHLEDMYNSGISAFRLEFTFEEENFIREIVKAYIDIIDNDFEVQDSEMHEKLINEGITKGHYLRGVE; encoded by the coding sequence TTGAGTAATATAGAACTATTAGCACCTGTTGGAAGCTTTGATGCCTTAAGAGCAGCAGTATCAAATGGAGCTAATGCTGTGTATCTTGGAGGCAAAAGTTTTGGAGCAAGAGCATCAGCTAATAATTTTGATACAGAGGAAATGAAACAGGCTGTGGCGTATGCACATATAAGAGATGTTAAGGTATACGTGACTGTGAACACACTTGTAAAAGAAAGTGAAATAAACTACTTTTTAAAATATATAAACTTTTTATACAATGTAGATGTAGATGCACTTATACTTCAAGATATAGGTATGACAAAATTAGTTAAAGAACATTTCCCTGATTTTGAAATACATGCCAGTACTCAAATGGTTGCTCATTCACTTGAAGATGTAAAATATTTAGAAAAATTAGGATTTAAAAGAGTTGTACTTGCAAGAGAACTTGAAATAAGTGAGATTGAATATATATCTAAGAATACTTCTGTAGATATAGAAGTATTCGTACATGGTGCTTTATGTGTATGTTATTCAGGTCAATGTCTTATGAGTAGTATGATAGGAGGAAGATCTGGAAATAGAGGAAGATGTGCTCAACCATGCAGAAAAGTGTACGATTTAATAGACAAGAGTAACAATTCAAGCGTTAACTTAGATGATAAGTATCTGTTAAGCCCTAGAGATTTAAATACAATAGAAGAACTTGATAAAATAATAGATACAGGAGTTTTATCTCTAAAAATAGAAGGAAGAATGAAAAGAGCTGAGTATGTAGCTACAGTAGTTGGATCATATAGAGAAGTCTTAGATTATTATCAAACTAATAAAAAACTAAAAGTTAAAAAAGAAACATTGGATGATTTGTATAGTATATTTAATAGAAAATTCACTAAAGGATATATACTTGAAAAAAGCGGAAAAGAAATAATGAATCCTGAAAAGCCAAATAATACAGGTCTTTATATAGGTAAAGTTGTAGATGTAGATAAAAGAAGAAATAAGATAACATTAAAGCTTGAGAATACACTTAAAAAAGGTGATGGACTAAGTATTGGTGGAGGAAATGTAGGAAGAATACTTAAAAATAATGATATATTAACTGAGGCTCATGAAGGAGATACTATACAACTTGATTTTAATATACCTATACAAATAGGACAAGAAGTGTACAAGACTTTAGATAGCGAGCTGCTAGATAGATCTAGAAGAACTTATGAAAATGAAGTTGAAATTAAAAAAATTCCTATCAAAGGCAAAATAATATTAAAACTTGATGAATACCCGTCTCTTTTAATAAAAGATAATGATGATAATAAAGTTAAGGTTGTAGGAACTAAAAAAGTAGAAAAAGCTATAAAGGTAGCTTTATCAGATGAAAAAATAGAAACTCAATTATCAAAACTTGGAAATACACCTTATGAATTAAAATCTATATTAATAGACAAAGATGAAAATATAAGCATGCCTGTTAGTATTTTAAATGAAATAAGAAGAGAGGCTGTTGAAAAATTAAATAATAAAAGAAAGAATTTAAACAAAAGAAAATTATCAAAAATAGAAGTAGAAGATAAAGAAAAATTAGATAAAGATGTAAGAGATACTAAAGTAAATGTAAAGATAAGAAAAATGTCTCAGCTTAGAAAAATAGCAGATCTAAATATTGATACTATATACTATGAAGATATAGACACATTGAAAGATGCTATGAATGTATGTAAAGAACACAATAAAAATATAGTATACTGTCCTCCTAGAATACTTAGAAATAATCAATACAATATATTAGATGAAGCAATTGACATGGGAATTGATGAATTCTTAGTATCTAATATAGGTATGATAAATAAATTATCTGATTACACTATGTATGCAGATTATTACTTAAATGTATTCAATAGCGAAACTATAAAACATCTTCAAAATGAAAATATAAAATCTATAGGTTTATCTCCTGAGCTTAATTTACATGAGATAAAGCAGGTTTTAAGCTATGTTGATATAGAAGCTGAAGCAATAGTTTATTCTAGAATACCTTTAATGATAAGTGAATATTGTCCTATGGGAGTTCTGACTAGAAACTGCAACAAGGACAAAAGATGTGGAACTTGTAATCAATCTAAGTATTTATTAAAAGATGAAAAAGGACAAGAATTCCCTGTATCTCAAGATAAATTCTGTAGATCTATAATATACAATTCTAAGATTTTATGTATGATTGATCACTTAGAAGATATGTATAATTCGGGTATTAGCGCATTTAGACTAGAGTTTACGTTTGAAGAAGAGAACTTTATAAGAGAAATAGTTAAAGCCTATATAGATATAATAGACAATGATTTTGAAGTTCAAGATAGCGAAATGCATGAAAAATTAATAAATGAGGGAATTACTAAAGGACATTACCTAAGAGGTGTCGAATAA
- a CDS encoding YcdB/YcdC domain-containing protein produces the protein MKKGIAVIMSLVMMIVAFVPSISMAKENDGLEKAILKAKNKFNIGDEFKNFEYYKSNNGKTIWNLNWSTEEKLSRRISVSIDNDGYIKSYRKSDSNYKNDTNINVISKDEAKKISDEFIKFIDPKLINELKYIEEDNSTIQSDSYYFNYIRLVNEVPFYDNGVRVVVNKETKEVTDYNLNYDYNVKFKGTDKIIGLDKAKQKYIEELGLKLVYRKGYDKDSKPYLVYTNKYGSTYGIDALTGKKEKIDSNIIYYKNADLNEGSSVEKKDVGLSEEEIKAVNEVSNLISKEDADKIARESKFIKMSSEHELKSYSLNKSYLDDSKYTWYLNYISNDKKSGSVHVSIDASSGEIKTFNKYLPYDADREAKYDKDYAKKEAQKFLSEFYSDKNDSLKYDDSYDEFYDIQENSKPKYYNFKFNRVVNGIEYENNYITIGYDAVLGNINALNIVWDDIEFKKPNVIGMDKAYNILFDKIGINLEYKKNYDYKNNKEEEYAKLVYVLDNSIPHNIDATNGDIIYDDKTKYKKVENVNYKDINGHYAQKQIEKLREFGIKFDSEFFKPNEKIIQSDFLKLYMKTINSYYGEVESMDNMYAYLIREGIINEEDVNPDKIMTKKEALKVIIKGLKYEPVANIKGIFNCPFDDVAEDFKGYASIGYGLNIVSGYNGKLNPNEELTRANAAIMIYNYLNK, from the coding sequence TTGAAAAAAGGAATAGCTGTTATTATGTCTTTGGTAATGATGATAGTTGCATTCGTACCATCTATAAGTATGGCGAAAGAAAATGATGGTTTGGAAAAAGCTATATTAAAGGCTAAGAACAAATTTAATATAGGTGATGAGTTTAAAAACTTTGAATACTATAAGAGCAACAATGGTAAAACTATTTGGAATTTAAATTGGAGTACAGAAGAAAAACTTAGCAGGAGAATATCTGTATCTATAGATAATGATGGATATATAAAAAGCTATAGAAAAAGTGATTCGAATTACAAGAATGATACGAATATAAATGTTATAAGTAAGGATGAAGCAAAAAAAATATCGGATGAATTTATAAAATTTATAGATCCAAAGCTGATAAATGAACTTAAATATATAGAAGAAGATAACAGTACTATACAAAGTGATTCTTATTATTTTAATTACATTAGATTAGTTAATGAAGTTCCTTTTTATGATAATGGTGTTAGAGTTGTTGTAAATAAGGAGACTAAAGAAGTAACTGATTATAATTTAAATTATGATTATAATGTTAAATTTAAAGGTACTGATAAAATAATAGGTTTAGACAAAGCTAAACAAAAATACATTGAGGAATTAGGACTTAAATTAGTTTATAGAAAAGGGTATGATAAAGATTCAAAACCATATCTTGTGTATACTAATAAGTATGGAAGCACTTATGGAATAGATGCATTAACTGGAAAGAAGGAAAAAATAGATTCAAATATTATTTATTATAAAAATGCAGATTTAAATGAAGGAAGTAGTGTGGAGAAAAAAGATGTTGGACTGTCAGAAGAGGAGATAAAGGCTGTAAATGAAGTTTCTAATTTAATATCAAAAGAGGATGCAGATAAAATAGCTAGAGAGTCTAAATTTATAAAAATGTCTTCTGAGCATGAACTTAAAAGCTATAGTTTAAATAAAAGTTATTTAGATGATTCTAAATATACATGGTATCTAAATTACATCTCAAACGATAAAAAATCAGGAAGCGTTCATGTATCAATAGATGCATCTTCAGGAGAAATAAAAACATTCAATAAATATCTACCATATGATGCAGACCGTGAAGCAAAATATGATAAGGATTATGCAAAAAAAGAAGCTCAAAAGTTTTTAAGTGAATTTTACAGTGATAAAAATGATTCTTTAAAATACGATGATAGCTATGATGAGTTTTATGATATTCAAGAAAATTCTAAACCTAAATACTATAATTTTAAATTCAATAGAGTGGTAAATGGTATAGAATATGAAAATAATTATATAACAATTGGTTATGATGCGGTATTAGGAAATATAAATGCACTTAATATAGTATGGGATGATATTGAATTTAAAAAGCCAAATGTTATAGGAATGGATAAGGCGTATAACATTTTATTTGATAAAATAGGTATAAATCTTGAATATAAAAAGAACTATGATTATAAAAATAATAAAGAGGAAGAATATGCTAAATTAGTTTATGTACTAGATAATAGTATACCTCATAACATAGATGCTACTAATGGAGACATAATATACGATGATAAAACAAAGTATAAAAAAGTTGAAAATGTAAATTATAAGGACATAAATGGACATTATGCACAAAAGCAAATAGAAAAGCTTAGAGAATTTGGAATAAAATTTGATAGCGAGTTTTTTAAACCTAATGAAAAAATAATTCAAAGTGATTTCTTGAAGTTATACATGAAGACTATAAACTCTTATTATGGTGAAGTTGAATCAATGGACAATATGTATGCATACCTAATAAGAGAGGGAATAATAAATGAAGAAGATGTAAACCCAGACAAAATTATGACTAAAAAAGAAGCACTTAAAGTTATTATAAAAGGTCTAAAATATGAACCTGTTGCTAATATAAAAGGAATATTTAATTGTCCATTTGATGATGTAGCCGAAGATTTCAAAGGATATGCATCTATTGGATATGGACTTAATATAGTATCAGGATACAATGGAAAATTAAATCCAAATGAAGAACTTACAAGAGCGAATGCAGCTATTATGATATACAACTATTTGAACAAGTAA
- the pheS gene encoding phenylalanine--tRNA ligase subunit alpha gives MKDQLINIKDSALAQINECVKMDEIESLRVKYLGKKGEITDILKGMGKLSAEERPVMGKVANEVRSEIEDAIASKKEEIKTIEKNAKLQEEVLDVTMPGKEFKVGKKHPITQIIDEAKYIFTGMGFKVAQGPEIDTVFNNFDALNAPKNHPSRDTSDTFYIDDNLLLRTQTSPVQIRTMKSTEPPIKIIAPGRCFRFDAPDATHSPMFHQIEGLVIGENVTMAELKGALNEFVRQLFGESTKTKFRPHNFPFTEPSAEVDVTCFKCKGEGCSVCKGEGWIEILGCGMVHPNVLRNCGIDPEKYSGFAFGMGVDRIAMLKYEIDDIRLLFENDMRFLNQF, from the coding sequence GTGAAAGATCAATTAATTAACATAAAAGACAGTGCCCTAGCACAGATCAATGAATGTGTTAAAATGGACGAAATCGAAAGCTTAAGAGTTAAGTACTTAGGTAAAAAAGGTGAGATAACTGACATATTAAAAGGAATGGGTAAGTTATCAGCAGAGGAAAGACCTGTTATGGGTAAGGTTGCGAATGAGGTAAGATCTGAGATTGAAGATGCTATAGCTTCTAAAAAAGAAGAGATAAAGACTATAGAAAAAAATGCTAAGCTTCAAGAAGAGGTTTTGGATGTTACTATGCCTGGGAAAGAGTTTAAAGTAGGAAAGAAACACCCTATAACTCAAATAATAGATGAAGCTAAGTATATATTTACAGGAATGGGATTTAAGGTTGCACAGGGACCGGAGATTGATACTGTATTTAACAACTTTGATGCACTTAATGCACCTAAGAACCATCCATCAAGAGATACTAGTGATACTTTCTATATAGATGACAATTTACTTCTTAGAACACAAACATCTCCAGTTCAAATAAGAACTATGAAGTCAACTGAGCCACCTATTAAGATAATAGCTCCTGGAAGATGTTTTAGATTTGATGCACCAGATGCTACACATTCTCCTATGTTCCATCAAATAGAGGGACTTGTAATAGGTGAAAATGTTACAATGGCAGAACTAAAAGGAGCTCTTAATGAATTTGTTAGACAATTATTTGGAGAGAGTACTAAGACTAAGTTTAGACCTCATAACTTCCCATTTACAGAGCCAAGTGCAGAAGTTGATGTAACTTGCTTTAAGTGTAAAGGTGAGGGATGTTCAGTATGTAAAGGTGAAGGTTGGATAGAAATACTTGGATGTGGAATGGTTCATCCAAACGTGCTTAGAAACTGTGGAATAGATCCAGAGAAGTACAGTGGATTTGCTTTTGGTATGGGAGTAGATAGAATAGCAATGCTTAAGTATGAGATAGATGATATAAGATTATTATTTGAAAACGATATGAGATTTTTAAATCAATTTTAA